One genomic region from Cellulosilyticum sp. I15G10I2 encodes:
- a CDS encoding GntR family transcriptional regulator encodes MIEDTYSMKINEYLPLRDIVFQTLRKAILTGELEPGERLMEIQLGEKLGVSRTPIREAIRKLELEGLVIMVPRKGAQVAQFTEKDIQDVLEVRAALEALAAKIACKRMDDRAFLKLQLAITEYDYAAREKDIETMIEKDVEFHETIFNASQNDKLIQLFNNLREQVHRYRIAYLKNTGESELVHAEHLQLLEALQRRDEVLAEEIAAKHIQTQCVSIMRFIKSKVTEEN; translated from the coding sequence ATGATAGAAGATACTTATAGCATGAAAATAAATGAGTATTTACCATTAAGAGATATTGTATTTCAAACACTAAGAAAAGCAATCTTAACAGGTGAACTAGAACCCGGCGAAAGGCTTATGGAAATACAGCTGGGAGAAAAACTAGGTGTAAGCCGCACGCCTATTAGAGAGGCCATAAGAAAATTAGAACTAGAAGGTCTAGTGATTATGGTACCAAGAAAAGGGGCACAAGTTGCGCAGTTTACTGAAAAGGATATACAAGATGTATTAGAAGTGAGAGCTGCACTAGAAGCGCTTGCTGCTAAAATAGCCTGTAAGAGAATGGATGACCGTGCGTTCTTAAAATTGCAGCTTGCAATAACAGAGTACGATTATGCAGCAAGAGAAAAAGATATAGAGACTATGATTGAAAAAGATGTAGAGTTTCATGAGACAATATTTAATGCTTCACAAAATGATAAGCTTATTCAGCTCTTTAACAACTTAAGAGAACAAGTGCATAGGTACCGTATTGCGTATCTTAAGAATACAGGAGAAAGTGAACTGGTTCACGCAGAGCATTTACAGCTCCTAGAAGCGCTTCAAAGAAGAGATGAAGTTTTAGCTGAAGAAATAGCAGCTAAGCATATACAAACACAGTGTGTATCTATTATGCGTTTTATTAAAAGTAAAGTGACAGAAGAAAACTAA
- a CDS encoding phospho-sugar mutase, translating to MNYKAMYQMWTQHAAVDISTKNELEALTDEKEIEDRFYKNLEFGTGGLRGKIAAGTNRMNIYTVAKATKGLAAYLVTNFEKPSICIAYDSRNMSDIFAETAAKVLAAAGVKVYLYESLRPTPILSFAVRYMKAEAGIVITASHNPKEYNGYKVYGNDGGQITDQAAKEVLEFIDKTDIFTDIKQMALGEAEEKGLLVYIGEEVDKAYYEKVESLVIRKSLVKERASELKIIYTPIHGSGNVPIRTMLKNLGFTDVTIVKEQEEPDGNFPTAPYPNPENPQVFNIAIDMARRVCPDLIFGTDPDCDRIGVVVKEANGEYKVLTGNQVGILLSEYILNARAGEGILSSKDTIIKTIVTTEMVRRITENYDVQLMDVLTGFKYIGEKIEAFEMTGSNNFVLGFEESYGYLAGGFVRDKDAVIASVLIAEMALYYKTKGKNLSEALEDLFKKYGYYKEHLISLEMEGKDGQEKITSIIANLRDHAPRVIGATKIVISEDYQLSQRYNADENSIELINLPKSNVIKFILEDNSWFVVRPSGTEPKIKIYTSVVGQNLVDAEQKTEAFVKDINSLLNMQ from the coding sequence ATGAATTATAAAGCTATGTATCAAATGTGGACTCAGCATGCTGCAGTTGATATTTCAACTAAGAATGAATTAGAAGCACTAACAGATGAAAAAGAGATAGAGGATAGATTTTATAAAAACCTTGAATTTGGTACAGGGGGCCTTAGAGGTAAGATTGCAGCAGGAACCAATAGGATGAATATTTATACGGTTGCAAAGGCAACAAAAGGACTTGCAGCGTATTTAGTGACTAACTTTGAGAAACCAAGTATTTGTATTGCCTATGATTCTAGAAATATGTCAGATATATTTGCCGAGACTGCAGCAAAAGTATTAGCAGCAGCTGGTGTTAAGGTGTACTTATATGAAAGTCTTAGACCGACACCCATATTGTCTTTTGCCGTAAGATATATGAAAGCAGAAGCGGGGATTGTTATTACAGCTTCGCATAACCCTAAAGAATACAATGGCTATAAGGTATATGGCAATGATGGTGGACAGATTACAGATCAAGCAGCCAAAGAGGTCTTAGAGTTTATAGATAAAACAGATATTTTTACAGATATCAAACAAATGGCATTAGGAGAAGCCGAGGAAAAAGGACTTCTTGTTTACATAGGAGAAGAAGTTGACAAGGCTTATTATGAAAAAGTAGAAAGTCTCGTTATTAGAAAAAGTCTTGTAAAAGAAAGAGCGAGTGAACTTAAAATCATCTATACGCCTATACACGGAAGCGGCAATGTACCTATAAGAACAATGCTTAAGAACTTAGGTTTTACAGATGTAACAATTGTTAAAGAACAAGAAGAACCAGATGGCAATTTTCCAACAGCACCTTACCCCAATCCAGAAAACCCACAAGTATTTAATATTGCAATAGATATGGCAAGGAGAGTCTGCCCAGACCTCATATTTGGAACTGATCCAGACTGTGATAGAATAGGTGTTGTAGTCAAAGAAGCAAATGGAGAATATAAAGTTTTAACAGGCAATCAAGTAGGGATACTTCTATCAGAATATATCCTTAATGCAAGAGCTGGAGAAGGTATTTTAAGCTCAAAAGATACGATCATTAAGACGATTGTTACAACAGAGATGGTTAGAAGAATTACAGAGAACTACGATGTTCAGCTTATGGATGTACTGACTGGATTTAAATATATAGGAGAAAAAATAGAAGCATTTGAAATGACGGGTTCAAATAATTTTGTTTTAGGCTTTGAAGAAAGCTATGGTTATTTAGCCGGCGGATTTGTAAGAGACAAAGATGCTGTTATTGCCTCTGTACTTATTGCAGAAATGGCACTTTACTATAAAACAAAAGGCAAGAACCTATCAGAAGCGCTAGAGGATTTATTTAAAAAATATGGTTACTATAAAGAGCATCTTATCTCTCTTGAAATGGAGGGTAAAGATGGGCAAGAAAAGATTACAAGTATTATTGCCAATCTAAGAGATCATGCACCAAGAGTAATCGGGGCTACTAAGATTGTAATATCAGAGGATTATCAGCTTTCTCAAAGATATAATGCAGATGAAAACAGTATAGAACTTATTAATCTTCCAAAATCAAATGTTATCAAATTTATTTTAGAAGATAACAGCTGGTTTGTAGTAAGACCATCAGGAACAGAGCCTAAGATTAAGATATATACTTCAGTCGTAGGCCAAAATCTAGTAGATGCAGAGCAAAAAACAGAGGCATTTGTTAAGGATATCAATAGTTTGCTTAATATGCAGTAA
- a CDS encoding type I phosphomannose isomerase catalytic subunit → MLKLNPVFKDYIWGGDKLKTLYHKKSDLEVMAESWELSTHKDGQCKIAEGAHEKETLANWIKGKNFLGSKAASQDDLPILIKLIDAKDNLSVQVHPDDDYALTNEGDFGKTEMWYVLEAEEDARLVYGFKKDISKEAFEQHIIDNTLTEVLNSVPVKKGDVFFINPGTMHAIGKGIMIAEIQQSSNVTYRVYDYGRVGVDGKPRELHVEKALQVTHLKKADKAKVDYNLEKHEGYSRGVIAACKYFTVELVEIEAEAVMHADHTTFHSLLILEGDVRIYSHKDTLYAAKGESIFIPASYGDYKIEGSSKIILSTL, encoded by the coding sequence ATGTTAAAATTAAACCCAGTATTTAAGGACTATATCTGGGGTGGGGATAAGCTCAAAACACTTTATCATAAAAAAAGTGATTTAGAGGTTATGGCAGAAAGTTGGGAGCTCTCTACCCATAAAGATGGTCAGTGCAAGATAGCAGAAGGGGCACATGAGAAAGAAACATTAGCCAATTGGATTAAGGGCAAGAATTTTCTAGGGAGCAAAGCTGCCTCACAGGATGATTTACCTATTCTTATCAAGCTTATTGATGCAAAAGATAATCTTTCTGTACAGGTGCACCCTGATGATGACTATGCACTCACAAATGAAGGAGACTTCGGCAAAACAGAAATGTGGTATGTCTTAGAAGCTGAAGAAGATGCAAGGCTCGTTTATGGTTTCAAAAAAGATATATCTAAAGAGGCATTTGAACAGCATATTATAGATAATACCTTAACAGAGGTGCTAAATAGTGTGCCTGTAAAAAAAGGAGATGTGTTCTTCATTAATCCTGGGACGATGCATGCAATAGGCAAGGGTATTATGATCGCAGAGATTCAGCAGAGCTCTAATGTCACTTATAGAGTATACGACTATGGAAGAGTAGGTGTAGATGGTAAGCCAAGAGAACTGCATGTAGAAAAAGCACTCCAAGTAACCCATTTGAAAAAAGCAGATAAAGCCAAGGTAGACTATAACTTAGAAAAACATGAGGGTTATTCACGAGGTGTTATTGCTGCTTGTAAATACTTTACGGTAGAACTGGTGGAGATTGAAGCTGAAGCTGTAATGCATGCAGACCATACAACTTTTCATTCACTTTTAATATTAGAAGGAGACGTTAGGATTTATTCGCATAAAGACACATTATATGCTGCAAAAGGTGAGTCTATTTTTATTCCAGCAAGTTATGGTGACTATAAGATAGAAGGCAGCAGCAAAATTATTTTATCAACGCTATAA
- a CDS encoding CPBP family intramembrane glutamic endopeptidase, giving the protein MKDIFRSEQSLFRDVAKEKHKKLSSTFFILIMPVIVLVIGGFGAAIFIRRMGLFYLKDWFDPAFYLPIELMIGTGFAIVLVFLIVKFKEKRKISTLGLSITTYSLGQYLRGFVLGIMMFGSSLAIIVLSTDGEVSFQGISLRSMLPFLFMLLAWVIQGASEEILLRGYMLPALAVRKGAKFAIITSSVYFAALHLGNSGISFIGFMNIILVGIFTTLYAIYEDSIWGVCGWHSAWNFAQGNLFGCLVSGIELGGSSLFITYLPEESELITGGNFGPEASIIVTIIFLGAAYSLYRLLRNAAFISSH; this is encoded by the coding sequence ATGAAAGATATCTTTCGTTCAGAACAAAGCTTATTTAGGGATGTAGCAAAAGAAAAGCATAAAAAGCTCTCCTCAACCTTTTTTATTTTGATTATGCCAGTTATTGTACTAGTAATAGGCGGTTTTGGCGCCGCAATATTCATTCGAAGGATGGGATTATTTTATCTAAAAGACTGGTTTGACCCTGCATTTTACCTGCCAATAGAGTTAATGATTGGCACAGGATTTGCTATTGTATTGGTTTTTTTAATTGTAAAGTTTAAGGAGAAAAGAAAGATAAGTACACTGGGACTTTCTATCACTACTTATAGTCTGGGGCAGTATTTAAGAGGGTTTGTATTAGGCATAATGATGTTTGGTAGCTCACTTGCAATTATTGTTTTAAGTACAGATGGCGAGGTAAGTTTTCAAGGTATCAGCTTAAGGAGTATGCTTCCCTTCCTATTTATGCTTCTGGCGTGGGTGATACAAGGGGCATCAGAAGAGATACTGCTAAGAGGGTATATGCTACCTGCACTTGCCGTAAGAAAAGGAGCAAAATTTGCAATCATTACCTCCTCAGTTTATTTTGCAGCACTGCATCTAGGTAATAGTGGGATTAGCTTCATAGGATTTATGAATATTATATTAGTTGGGATCTTTACCACGTTGTATGCAATATATGAAGATAGTATCTGGGGAGTCTGCGGCTGGCATAGTGCATGGAACTTCGCACAGGGTAATTTATTTGGATGTTTAGTAAGTGGCATAGAGCTAGGTGGGAGCAGTTTATTCATAACGTACTTACCAGAAGAGTCCGAGCTGATTACAGGAGGCAACTTTGGCCCTGAGGCGAGTATCATCGTGACGATTATCTTTTTGGGTGCTGCTTATAGTCTTTATAGGTTACTTAGAAATGCTGCTTTTATATCATCACATTGA
- a CDS encoding helix-turn-helix domain-containing protein yields MLKIHENIRKLRLEKGYNQKDLADKMGVTVTAVSNWENGNRIPETVTLDKLADIFNCTTDYLLGRTEHRDSKIYSGMKDGNIIEIEIHKSYPHNLKPNEVEKLIENLSAVGFDVEKLIKNIKD; encoded by the coding sequence GTGCTTAAAATACATGAAAATATAAGAAAATTAAGACTTGAGAAAGGTTATAATCAAAAAGACTTAGCAGATAAAATGGGAGTTACTGTTACTGCCGTTTCAAATTGGGAAAATGGAAATAGAATTCCAGAAACAGTGACATTAGATAAATTAGCTGATATTTTCAATTGTACAACAGACTACTTACTAGGACGTACAGAACATAGAGATTCTAAAATATATTCGGGAATGAAAGATGGTAATATTATAGAAATAGAAATTCACAAGAGCTATCCCCATAATCTAAAACCTAATGAAGTGGAGAAATTAATAGAGAATTTATCTGCTGTGGGATTTGATGTGGAAAAATTAATTAAGAATATAAAAGATTGA
- a CDS encoding helix-turn-helix domain-containing protein produces the protein MNILYLQQIREKKKLSKVQLSYQSGIARGYITELENGKYDNPSVKIVCNLCKALKVTPNDLINEDLYKS, from the coding sequence ATGAATATACTCTATTTACAACAGATAAGAGAGAAAAAAAAACTTTCTAAGGTGCAATTAAGTTATCAATCAGGCATTGCGAGAGGCTATATTACAGAACTTGAGAATGGAAAATATGATAATCCTAGTGTGAAGATAGTATGTAATCTATGCAAGGCTCTAAAAGTCACACCAAACGATTTAATTAATGAGGATTTGTATAAAAGCTAG
- a CDS encoding sigma factor-like helix-turn-helix DNA-binding protein, translating to MKKYKEIEDMLYGYNDIKAEIRDIELDIESFENEYTGLSAGCLTAIKASTSTYKFNSIIENEVINKEQKLNYLKKLRRGKEIQLEKIDNMLTMLTEEQSELIELRYFKKYKINTVAYKLDVSEETVKKNRVIILNRLNDFLYKRSYT from the coding sequence ATGAAAAAATACAAAGAGATAGAAGATATGTTATATGGATACAATGATATCAAAGCGGAGATTAGGGATATTGAACTGGATATAGAGTCATTTGAAAATGAATATACAGGGCTAAGTGCAGGCTGCCTTACAGCTATCAAAGCAAGTACAAGCACTTACAAGTTTAATAGCATAATAGAAAATGAAGTTATTAATAAGGAACAAAAGTTAAATTATCTTAAAAAACTAAGAAGAGGCAAAGAAATACAGCTAGAAAAAATAGATAATATGCTGACTATGTTGACAGAAGAACAGTCGGAACTGATAGAACTTAGATATTTTAAAAAATATAAAATAAATACGGTAGCTTATAAATTGGATGTAAGTGAAGAAACAGTTAAAAAAAACAGGGTAATCATACTTAATAGACTAAATGATTTTTTATATAAGCGGAGTTATACCTAA
- a CDS encoding phage scaffolding protein, which produces MKKLLVDLGIDQEIIKKIITGMKRAKVYTTSLERADERYTKLKKQYELLKKQLELANSEIDRWQKLNDYNEILKAEIDAYRMKIDTIKIDYDSQLCSLIFDNALSKKLEDFDAKYHQLLINAFNKDKLVLEEDGSIKGLDEQYEAIKAKYAEFIITS; this is translated from the coding sequence ATGAAAAAATTATTAGTTGATTTAGGAATAGATCAAGAAATCATTAAAAAAATCATAACAGGTATGAAGCGAGCTAAAGTTTACACCACCTCATTAGAACGAGCTGATGAGCGATATACTAAACTAAAAAAGCAATATGAACTGTTAAAAAAACAACTAGAATTAGCTAATTCTGAAATAGATAGATGGCAGAAGCTTAATGACTATAATGAAATTCTAAAGGCTGAAATAGATGCCTATAGAATGAAGATAGACACAATAAAAATAGACTATGATTCCCAGCTATGCAGTCTTATTTTTGACAATGCCCTGAGCAAAAAGCTCGAAGATTTTGATGCTAAATATCATCAACTGCTAATAAACGCATTCAATAAAGATAAACTAGTGTTGGAGGAAGATGGATCTATTAAAGGCTTGGATGAGCAATATGAAGCAATCAAAGCAAAGTATGCAGAATTTATTATTACAAGTTAA
- a CDS encoding phage tail terminator family protein, which yields MISQIKSCIRTKLQILYPQTPIYDIEIPSTSQTPSFLIQLKSQTYKKLLNTRFSSFLSFDITYSSDIAQDKVAIDLIQLTLLKEFDLLEQDNFKVRIKNKKCSLEEGKIHFAFDISYTEMIEEPLNRMRDIEQFELRSDVK from the coding sequence ATGATTAGTCAAATTAAGTCATGTATTAGGACAAAGTTACAGATACTGTATCCACAGACACCAATATATGATATAGAAATTCCCTCAACTTCCCAAACACCGTCATTTCTAATACAACTAAAAAGTCAAACCTATAAAAAGTTGTTAAACACTAGATTTAGCAGCTTTTTATCATTTGACATTACTTATTCATCTGATATAGCACAGGATAAAGTGGCTATAGATTTGATTCAATTAACTCTTTTAAAAGAGTTTGATCTATTGGAGCAAGATAATTTTAAGGTGAGAATCAAAAATAAGAAGTGTAGCCTGGAAGAAGGAAAAATACACTTTGCATTTGATATCAGCTATACAGAAATGATAGAAGAGCCATTAAATCGTATGAGAGATATAGAACAATTTGAACTAAGGAGTGATGTAAAGTGA
- a CDS encoding phage tail sheath subtilisin-like domain-containing protein translates to MSGTWTSQNKVLPGVYINFLTNKPLSIMPGDRGTVALAVELSVGEKGDLYYETATSSELKEKAPTAADYELVTEALKCAQSVIVYNLGVSHTIEDLDACLNVFKTEDFNVFAYPFDGDNFAANKATVTSWVKALRADEGKYVQAVLANYKADDEAIINVVNGVKLSDNKILSAAQCTAWVAGATAGARINQSNTNKKYIGAIDAAPKMTKTQMEAAVNAGEFIFKSDFNQNVTAVYDINSFTTFTADKAKDFRKNRVVRIIDNVNNDVTSIFEASYMGKVNNNDEGRSLLRASLIDYFKELQRLQAIQNFTPEDVTVLAGADTDAVIINSYIQPVDSAEKFYITVNLK, encoded by the coding sequence GTGAGTGGAACATGGACTTCACAAAATAAAGTATTACCAGGGGTATATATTAATTTTTTGACTAATAAGCCACTTTCGATTATGCCAGGGGACCGTGGGACTGTAGCTTTGGCAGTGGAGTTAAGTGTAGGAGAAAAAGGTGATTTATATTATGAGACAGCTACATCGAGCGAACTTAAAGAAAAAGCACCGACAGCAGCAGACTATGAACTAGTGACTGAAGCACTTAAGTGTGCACAGTCTGTTATCGTCTATAATTTAGGTGTTTCACATACCATAGAGGACTTGGACGCTTGCCTAAATGTTTTTAAAACAGAAGATTTTAATGTATTTGCTTATCCATTTGACGGAGACAACTTTGCAGCAAATAAAGCGACTGTTACTTCATGGGTAAAAGCTCTAAGAGCAGATGAAGGCAAATATGTACAGGCTGTTTTAGCTAATTATAAAGCAGATGATGAAGCTATCATAAATGTAGTTAATGGGGTTAAACTTTCGGACAATAAGATTTTATCAGCAGCACAGTGTACAGCTTGGGTAGCCGGAGCGACTGCTGGTGCTAGAATCAATCAGTCTAATACGAACAAAAAATATATAGGAGCTATAGATGCTGCACCTAAAATGACAAAAACTCAGATGGAAGCAGCAGTTAATGCTGGTGAATTTATCTTTAAATCTGACTTTAACCAAAATGTAACGGCAGTGTATGATATCAACTCGTTTACAACTTTTACAGCAGATAAAGCAAAAGACTTTAGAAAAAACAGGGTAGTTAGAATTATTGATAATGTCAATAATGATGTAACAAGCATCTTCGAAGCCAGCTATATGGGTAAAGTAAATAACAATGATGAAGGCAGAAGTCTTTTAAGAGCAAGCCTTATTGATTATTTCAAGGAGCTTCAAAGACTACAGGCGATTCAGAACTTTACGCCGGAAGATGTAACAGTCTTGGCAGGGGCGGACACAGATGCCGTTATTATCAATAGTTATATTCAGCCGGTAGACAGTGCTGAGAAATTCTATATTACAGTGAACTTAAAATAA
- a CDS encoding phage tail tube protein: MADNYVKLVDTISSKEGKAFITINGQNRELFEISNCKAQLDMKVQSRQMLGHRMAQHKIVGAEGTGSMTMYFMNSDMLKLAIEYIKNGTYGGIKLQIKNEDAQSSIGKQEVILNNIILATIPVTVLDDQSEDPITIDTDFTFDDIEGLSFFDLPANFR, encoded by the coding sequence ATGGCAGATAATTATGTAAAATTAGTGGACACAATATCTTCTAAAGAAGGCAAAGCATTTATTACAATTAATGGACAAAACAGAGAACTTTTTGAGATATCTAACTGCAAAGCACAGTTGGATATGAAAGTACAAAGCAGACAGATGCTGGGGCACAGAATGGCTCAGCACAAGATTGTCGGAGCTGAAGGTACAGGAAGCATGACAATGTATTTTATGAACTCAGATATGCTGAAATTAGCTATAGAGTATATCAAAAATGGAACTTATGGCGGAATCAAGTTACAGATTAAGAATGAGGATGCACAAAGCAGTATCGGCAAGCAGGAAGTCATTCTAAATAACATCATACTTGCAACGATCCCGGTAACGGTGCTTGATGATCAATCAGAAGATCCGATCACGATTGATACGGACTTTACATTTGATGATATCGAAGGGTTGTCATTTTTTGATTTGCCTGCAAATTTTAGATAG
- a CDS encoding phage tail assembly chaperone: MKSLKAFLNPIQVENQKIIVSKRFLEDGKPVEWEVKAITSEENEYLLKKHMKKDKKGNETFDKLAYMNEMVASCVVYPDLLSADLQKYYGAMGATQLLNKMLLVGEFAVLSQAVQEISGLQTENELIEEAKN; encoded by the coding sequence ATGAAAAGTTTAAAGGCATTTTTAAATCCAATTCAAGTAGAAAATCAAAAAATTATAGTATCTAAACGTTTTTTAGAAGACGGCAAACCCGTTGAGTGGGAAGTAAAAGCTATTACGAGTGAAGAAAATGAATACCTTCTTAAAAAGCATATGAAAAAAGACAAAAAAGGAAATGAAACGTTTGATAAGTTAGCTTATATGAATGAAATGGTGGCAAGCTGTGTGGTTTATCCAGACCTGCTCAGTGCAGATTTACAGAAATATTATGGTGCAATGGGGGCGACTCAGCTTTTAAATAAAATGCTTCTAGTCGGTGAATTTGCAGTATTATCACAAGCTGTACAAGAAATTAGCGGATTACAGACAGAAAATGAGTTAATTGAAGAGGCAAAAAACTAA